A window from Leptospira meyeri encodes these proteins:
- a CDS encoding radical SAM protein, translated as MAEISTLNQRPASSIKLLEEMERLYKDLPMEAIVKQDILRQGIHFLPESFQVKDPYKSKDYFIFSFDHIPLADLKDGADTKAPEEIKISGGHFGLLKTVISTRNNPNSPYKMKSKDGIPTLFLEETEIGSAEYPPIPSWYRHKTKSGKLPGEVAPVIEWGYLLYLTVFRNCQYFGKEEECAYCDINHNYRQQKGAGRPYTGVKDVDDILEVLSWVDAEDQIAKVYTITGGSVLTNLKKKSEVDFYLQYPEAIEARFPKRWMGKLVAQAFEKEDCQKFKDSGIQIYHPNYEVWDKALFEKICPGKSSWIGYENWIRRVVDSAEVFGPENVIPNFVGGVELSEPWGFKTVAEAITSTKQGLDFFMSKGIVPRFTAWCPEPYTTLGQQAGPPLVYFCELLRAWKETFEHYGLPTPPGYGEPGPGKAVFSVSAFMDVIGYSGRN; from the coding sequence ATGGCTGAAATCTCTACACTAAACCAAAGACCCGCCTCCTCCATCAAACTCCTAGAAGAAATGGAAAGGTTGTACAAAGACCTACCGATGGAAGCCATTGTCAAACAAGACATCTTAAGACAAGGCATACACTTTTTACCCGAATCCTTTCAAGTAAAAGATCCTTATAAATCCAAAGACTATTTTATCTTTTCTTTCGACCATATCCCCTTAGCTGACCTAAAAGACGGGGCAGACACCAAAGCTCCCGAAGAGATCAAAATCTCAGGAGGACATTTTGGTCTTTTAAAAACAGTGATCTCCACAAGAAACAACCCGAACTCTCCTTATAAAATGAAATCAAAGGACGGAATCCCGACTTTGTTTTTAGAAGAAACAGAGATTGGCAGTGCAGAGTATCCCCCTATCCCTTCTTGGTACAGACACAAAACTAAATCGGGAAAATTACCTGGTGAAGTGGCACCTGTCATTGAATGGGGTTACCTCTTATATTTAACCGTATTTCGTAACTGCCAATACTTTGGAAAAGAGGAAGAGTGTGCCTATTGCGATATCAACCACAACTACCGCCAACAAAAAGGGGCGGGACGTCCTTATACGGGAGTGAAGGATGTAGATGATATTTTAGAAGTGCTTTCTTGGGTGGATGCAGAAGACCAAATTGCAAAGGTTTACACCATCACTGGTGGTTCGGTTCTTACCAACCTCAAGAAAAAATCAGAAGTGGATTTTTACCTCCAATACCCTGAAGCCATTGAAGCAAGGTTTCCCAAACGTTGGATGGGAAAACTGGTAGCCCAAGCATTTGAAAAGGAAGATTGTCAAAAATTTAAGGATTCTGGAATTCAAATTTATCATCCGAACTACGAAGTTTGGGACAAAGCTCTCTTTGAAAAAATCTGTCCTGGAAAGTCTAGTTGGATTGGTTATGAAAATTGGATCAGAAGGGTTGTGGATTCTGCAGAAGTATTTGGTCCTGAAAATGTAATTCCTAACTTTGTGGGTGGAGTCGAACTTTCCGAACCTTGGGGATTTAAAACGGTAGCCGAAGCCATCACTTCCACAAAACAAGGTTTAGATTTCTTTATGTCGAAAGGAATTGTTCCGAGGTTCACCGCTTGGTGTCCTGAACCTTATACCACTCTTGGCCAACAAGCAGGCCCACCCCTTGTGTATTTTTGTGAATTGTTAAGGGCTTGGAAAGAAACCTTTGAACACTATGGTCTTCCCACTCCTCCAGGATACGGGGAACCCGGTCCAGGAAAGGCGGTATTTTCTGTTTCTGCTTTTATGGATGTGATAGGATATTCTGGACGAAATTAG
- a CDS encoding PP2C family protein-serine/threonine phosphatase: MRKQILLTGVFSLLIFQLACLNPEQEEPHRFRQGVLDIRELTFKEETIVDLQGEWELYYGDFHYPPFHGEKPLTGYLAIPSSWQDEEFGGEELPRTGHVTLRAFIYVSKQTVGQELRIYIPDVASSYRFFANGILIGGQGKPGINQFDDTPRIKSKYYTLIPDNEVIELVFHIANYDNNFGGFWAIPSIGNKNALDREKMLANARELFLLGALVLIGLYHFGLYFYKRKETSIFYFAVFCFLLGIRLAFTGERYILELFPYLHWPTAFRIEFASFYFAVPTFLLFIYSLFPKESNPKYVRSVLIASIAFSFTLFLPISVFTILLYGFQVLAFFTIGYVIHINLKAVFNKRPNSKLFFLGLLVLAFSVAFDILRHSVNNRGIGLTPYALLCFIFIQSLILSSRIANAFIRAEELAESLKISNESLLAVTENLEQIVSERTFQLNSSLNRIKKDLLLAKKIQQKILPEDGIKFEHLKIHLYFQPQGEVGGDFYDIFELDNGTVRFFVADATGHGIQAALYTMAIKSEYEAIKRFITKTDDLMNHLNQKIQNKFSGLKIVFSGFLLDIDTKTKTIYYSSAGHPNQIFQSLGEQIILDRTGNIIGLKKDQPYTQKQFQMAMGDRILLFTDGMLEQKNETREEFGMERIQKILVDYSGKESERVLAELVIQLFLFQGKEEQEDDQTMVLIEWEKTS; encoded by the coding sequence ATGCGAAAACAAATTCTACTAACGGGAGTTTTTTCTCTCCTGATTTTCCAGTTAGCCTGTCTGAACCCAGAACAGGAAGAACCACACCGGTTCCGCCAAGGGGTTCTAGACATTAGGGAACTTACTTTCAAAGAAGAGACTATTGTAGACTTACAAGGGGAATGGGAATTGTATTACGGTGATTTCCATTACCCACCTTTTCACGGAGAAAAACCACTCACAGGGTATTTGGCCATCCCTAGTTCCTGGCAAGATGAGGAATTCGGTGGGGAAGAGTTACCAAGAACAGGACATGTCACCTTACGGGCGTTCATTTATGTTAGCAAACAAACCGTAGGACAAGAATTACGAATTTATATCCCTGATGTTGCCTCCTCCTATCGATTTTTTGCCAATGGAATTTTGATTGGAGGACAAGGGAAACCTGGGATCAATCAATTCGATGATACTCCAAGAATCAAATCCAAATATTATACCCTAATTCCTGACAATGAAGTCATTGAACTTGTGTTTCATATCGCCAACTATGATAATAATTTTGGAGGGTTTTGGGCCATTCCCAGTATTGGAAATAAGAATGCTTTGGATCGGGAGAAGATGCTTGCCAATGCACGTGAACTTTTTTTACTCGGGGCACTTGTTCTCATTGGTCTTTATCATTTTGGATTGTACTTTTACAAAAGAAAAGAAACTTCTATTTTTTACTTTGCTGTCTTTTGTTTTTTACTGGGGATCAGACTTGCCTTTACGGGCGAACGGTATATCTTAGAACTTTTCCCATATCTTCATTGGCCCACTGCATTTAGGATTGAGTTTGCCTCTTTTTATTTTGCGGTTCCTACCTTTTTACTTTTTATCTATTCCCTTTTTCCCAAAGAATCCAACCCAAAATATGTACGTTCTGTACTCATTGCCAGTATCGCTTTTTCCTTTACACTATTTTTACCGATATCTGTATTTACGATTTTATTGTATGGATTCCAAGTATTGGCATTTTTTACCATTGGCTATGTCATTCATATCAACTTAAAGGCAGTGTTTAACAAAAGACCTAATTCCAAATTATTTTTTTTAGGGCTTCTTGTTTTGGCGTTTTCCGTAGCCTTTGATATTTTGCGCCACAGTGTGAACAACCGAGGGATTGGTCTGACACCTTATGCTCTACTCTGTTTTATTTTTATCCAATCGCTGATTCTCTCTAGTCGGATTGCCAATGCTTTTATCCGAGCAGAAGAGCTTGCGGAAAGTTTAAAGATTAGCAATGAATCACTTCTTGCTGTGACTGAAAATTTAGAACAAATTGTTTCAGAGAGAACATTTCAATTAAATTCTTCTTTGAATCGCATCAAAAAAGACCTCCTCCTTGCCAAAAAAATCCAACAAAAGATCCTTCCGGAAGATGGAATCAAATTTGAACATTTGAAAATCCATCTTTATTTCCAACCGCAAGGGGAAGTGGGTGGAGATTTTTATGATATCTTTGAATTGGATAATGGGACCGTTCGTTTTTTTGTGGCCGATGCCACAGGACACGGAATCCAAGCGGCCTTATATACGATGGCCATTAAATCCGAATACGAAGCCATCAAACGTTTTATTACCAAAACAGATGATTTAATGAACCATCTCAACCAAAAGATTCAAAACAAATTCTCTGGACTTAAAATTGTATTTTCTGGATTTTTATTAGATATTGATACAAAAACAAAAACCATCTATTACTCGTCAGCGGGTCATCCCAACCAAATCTTTCAATCTTTGGGAGAACAAATCATTTTAGATCGAACCGGAAATATCATCGGCCTCAAAAAAGACCAACCCTATACACAAAAACAATTCCAAATGGCTATGGGAGATAGAATTTTACTTTTTACCGATGGGATGTTGGAACAAAAAAATGAAACAAGAGAAGAGTTTGGAATGGAACGAATCCAAAAGATACTTGTTGATTATTCTGGGAAAGAATCGGAAAGAGTGCTTGCCGAACTTGTCATCCAACTTTTCCTCTTCCAAGGGAAAGAAGAACAAGAGGATGACCAAACGATGGTTCTTATTGAATGGGAAAAAACTTCATAA
- a CDS encoding PLP-dependent aminotransferase family protein, producing the protein MKTEMPSIFSAKRTSFVRTSVIREILKLTVENSDILSFAGGLPNPNLLPKDVLNTVMESVVKENIATAFQYGDSAGYLALRTEISNKLTDVPLSSPESIMITHGSQQGLDILGKMFMDSCSNVLLEDPVYLGALQAFSPYNPIFFSIPIEPDGPNLYRFEEIVSQNKIHVFYANPSYQNPSTYTWSLEKRKQIAKILDEKEIILIEDEAYRYLDFKGTIYPSVSSFRKRSDLTFVLGSFSKILSPGFRLGWTVVPEVYRPLFTAIKQGNDLNSNQFSQVVVSKLLNVLDWKGHLHSIQKFYSQKKEILVSLLNEYLPEARFSIPEGGMFLWVDYPKVSSKEFMDRCLTSGVAMVPGSEFSPAGRSSSYFRMNFSFLDKDDLELGVKRITKVYRDINT; encoded by the coding sequence ATGAAAACGGAAATGCCAAGTATTTTTTCAGCCAAACGAACTTCTTTTGTTCGCACTTCGGTCATTCGTGAAATTCTAAAACTGACTGTTGAAAATTCGGATATTCTTTCTTTTGCAGGAGGACTTCCTAATCCTAACTTACTTCCTAAAGACGTTCTCAATACTGTGATGGAATCAGTGGTAAAAGAAAATATTGCAACTGCATTTCAGTATGGCGACTCCGCCGGGTATCTCGCACTTCGAACAGAAATTTCAAATAAATTAACTGATGTTCCTTTGTCTTCTCCCGAATCCATAATGATCACTCACGGCTCCCAACAGGGACTTGATATTTTAGGAAAAATGTTTATGGATTCTTGTTCCAATGTTCTATTGGAAGACCCGGTGTATTTAGGAGCTTTGCAGGCATTTTCTCCATACAATCCTATTTTTTTTAGTATACCCATTGAACCAGATGGACCAAACCTTTATAGGTTTGAAGAAATTGTATCACAAAACAAAATCCATGTTTTTTATGCAAATCCATCCTACCAAAATCCCTCCACATACACTTGGTCTTTGGAAAAAAGAAAACAAATCGCAAAGATCCTAGATGAAAAAGAAATCATTCTCATCGAAGATGAAGCGTATCGTTATTTGGATTTTAAGGGGACTATTTATCCTTCCGTCAGTTCCTTTCGAAAACGGAGTGACCTAACATTCGTTCTTGGGAGTTTTTCAAAAATTTTATCTCCTGGGTTTCGGTTGGGTTGGACGGTTGTGCCAGAAGTGTACCGACCTCTTTTTACTGCGATTAAACAAGGAAACGATTTGAATTCCAATCAATTTTCACAAGTTGTTGTTTCTAAACTTTTGAATGTTTTGGATTGGAAAGGTCACCTTCATTCGATTCAAAAATTTTATTCTCAAAAAAAAGAAATCCTGGTTTCTCTTTTGAATGAATACCTTCCTGAAGCTCGGTTTTCTATCCCCGAAGGTGGAATGTTCCTTTGGGTGGATTACCCGAAAGTGTCTTCCAAAGAATTTATGGATCGATGTTTAACTTCTGGTGTGGCAATGGTCCCAGGGTCTGAGTTTTCTCCTGCGGGTCGTTCTTCTTCTTATTTTCGAATGAACTTTAGTTTTTTGGATAAGGATGATTTGGAGCTTGGTGTAAAACGAATCACCAAAGTTTATCGAGACATAAATACGTGA
- a CDS encoding PLP-dependent aminotransferase family protein — MTKYKQLATHLKTEIKSGYYSEGERIPSLREIQSLKSCSLTTAKEAYRILEEEGYIFVVPQSGYFVHPNIRTVISGPQNEFYPAVEADDRIQQIMNTVMDPKLISFGAAIPSDFYLPLGALTASFKKALRYKEIFSYGDLQGNSGLREWISKRSSLQGYRVNTEQIQITSGCTEAITFSLLSTTEPGDTVIVPSPIYVGLFQILEVLRLKVVEIPYRKEEGISTDEYEKLIKRHKPKVFLFSANFNNPNGILLSDLAKQNLAKISYLYGIHLVEDDIYGDLYFSGTRPKPLVSYFPQEPQGPKSYLCSSFSKTIAPGIRMGWVASKTGIRELSKQTRAYKISENNPTQMAVLQFLKLQTYERHLKFLRSEYKKLTDEYTKLLSFHSAETLEIQKPDGGFVLWIKSPLDGDKLLNEAKKIGMAIAPGSLFGLSKHWDKHFRINVSVGVSPKIREKLILFSKLFLKKRRH; from the coding sequence ATGACAAAATACAAACAATTAGCCACCCATCTTAAAACTGAAATTAAGTCAGGGTATTATTCCGAAGGAGAAAGGATTCCTTCCCTTAGAGAAATCCAAAGTTTAAAGTCATGTAGCCTCACCACTGCTAAAGAGGCCTATCGAATTTTAGAAGAAGAAGGTTATATCTTTGTTGTCCCTCAGTCAGGATACTTCGTGCATCCCAACATTCGCACAGTCATCTCCGGACCACAAAATGAATTTTATCCAGCAGTGGAAGCTGATGACCGGATCCAACAAATTATGAATACGGTGATGGATCCAAAACTAATCTCTTTTGGTGCGGCCATTCCTTCTGATTTTTATCTCCCACTCGGAGCCCTTACCGCTTCTTTTAAAAAAGCACTTAGGTACAAAGAAATTTTTTCTTATGGTGACTTACAAGGAAACTCCGGGCTTAGAGAATGGATTAGCAAACGCAGTTCCCTCCAAGGATATAGAGTCAACACGGAACAAATCCAAATCACAAGTGGATGCACGGAAGCCATTACCTTTTCCCTACTGAGTACAACAGAACCAGGGGATACAGTGATTGTTCCTTCTCCGATTTATGTTGGATTATTTCAAATTTTAGAAGTATTGAGACTCAAAGTTGTAGAAATTCCCTATAGAAAAGAGGAAGGGATCTCCACTGATGAATATGAAAAACTAATCAAACGACACAAACCAAAAGTTTTTTTATTTTCAGCTAACTTTAATAATCCGAATGGAATTCTTTTGAGTGATTTAGCAAAACAAAACCTGGCAAAAATATCTTATTTGTATGGAATTCATTTGGTAGAAGATGATATTTATGGAGATTTATATTTTTCAGGAACTAGGCCAAAACCTTTAGTGAGTTATTTTCCTCAAGAACCCCAAGGTCCTAAGTCATATCTATGTTCGTCGTTTTCCAAAACAATTGCTCCTGGAATTCGGATGGGTTGGGTGGCATCCAAAACGGGAATTCGTGAATTGAGCAAACAAACAAGAGCTTATAAAATCTCAGAAAACAATCCCACCCAGATGGCGGTCTTACAATTTTTAAAACTACAAACTTATGAAAGACATCTTAAATTTTTGCGTTCGGAATATAAGAAACTCACAGATGAGTATACCAAACTTTTATCCTTCCATAGTGCCGAAACTCTTGAGATCCAAAAACCTGATGGAGGATTTGTATTATGGATTAAATCACCGTTAGATGGTGACAAACTATTAAATGAGGCCAAAAAAATTGGAATGGCCATTGCACCAGGTTCTCTTTTTGGGCTTTCTAAACATTGGGACAAACACTTTCGGATCAATGTATCAGTTGGTGTTTCACCGAAAATTCGAGAAAAACTCATTTTATTCTCCAAGTTATTCTTAAAAAAACGAAGGCACTAA
- a CDS encoding alpha/beta fold hydrolase — protein sequence MKTHWKPNTTLILFLFLQIHCASTLHKTGISLERYRSDLDTKSVLVEGLQWKYTEKTGIKETILAVHGFGGDKDHWTRFSRHLTEEFHVIAPDLPGFGESDKPEGLNYTQEAQADRLYQFTETLGLNEFHIIGNSMGGGIAGIFAAKYPKKVKSLILFDNAGIKSPTPSEMQTIELSGKPSPLLVTSPEDFDRLLAFTFVKPPYLPGFLKTYFANKSFANREWNAFILNQIRKEGYFLEKKLSQIQAPTLAIWGKEDKVIHYTVMDVLKQKMKSKLETVLLENMGHAPMIEDPKLSAKLVQDWILNLNRSSK from the coding sequence ATGAAAACCCATTGGAAACCAAATACCACCTTAATCCTTTTTTTATTCTTACAAATTCATTGTGCCTCCACCCTCCACAAAACAGGAATTAGTTTAGAACGCTACAGATCCGATTTGGATACCAAATCCGTTTTGGTGGAAGGATTACAATGGAAGTATACAGAAAAAACTGGCATAAAAGAAACGATTCTCGCTGTACATGGATTTGGCGGAGATAAGGACCATTGGACAAGATTTTCAAGACACCTCACTGAAGAATTCCATGTCATTGCACCCGACCTTCCCGGTTTTGGAGAATCAGACAAACCGGAAGGCCTTAACTACACCCAAGAAGCGCAGGCAGACAGACTCTACCAATTCACAGAAACACTCGGATTGAATGAATTTCATATCATCGGTAATTCAATGGGTGGTGGAATTGCTGGAATTTTTGCGGCCAAATACCCGAAAAAAGTTAAATCACTTATTCTTTTCGACAATGCCGGAATCAAAAGTCCAACCCCGAGCGAAATGCAAACCATCGAGTTGTCTGGAAAACCAAGTCCTCTCCTTGTCACAAGTCCCGAAGACTTTGATAGGCTTCTTGCCTTTACTTTTGTCAAACCACCCTATCTTCCTGGTTTTCTAAAAACATATTTTGCTAACAAATCTTTTGCGAACAGAGAATGGAATGCTTTCATTCTAAATCAAATCAGAAAGGAAGGGTATTTTTTAGAAAAAAAACTTTCACAGATCCAAGCACCCACTCTAGCCATATGGGGGAAGGAAGACAAAGTCATTCATTATACCGTGATGGATGTTTTAAAACAAAAAATGAAATCCAAATTGGAAACGGTTCTTTTGGAAAATATGGGACATGCTCCTATGATTGAAGACCCAAAATTGTCCGCCAAACTGGTACAAGACTGGATACTAAACCTAAATCGGTCCTCAAAATAA
- the coaE gene encoding dephospho-CoA kinase (Dephospho-CoA kinase (CoaE) performs the final step in coenzyme A biosynthesis.) — MTPKHNNRTLIGITGSIGSGKSTVLAMFGELGAETISSDAIARTFTEPTSPVIGELVQIFGNSILDTNGAPIRAKIAELAFSDKTKLQALNDLLHPLVRKTFLEFLNSRKDGSIVAWEVPLLFETDAHTICDFTVTVAVSPEVAWERVQNRGGMDYEDFQKRNLSQMDLEKKKSLSDFVVTNDNQRENLKEQIAIINSEIKKRIKK, encoded by the coding sequence GTGACTCCAAAACATAACAACAGAACATTAATAGGAATTACCGGATCCATTGGGTCAGGGAAGTCCACTGTCCTTGCTATGTTTGGTGAGTTAGGGGCAGAAACCATTAGTTCTGATGCCATCGCACGGACTTTCACAGAACCAACAAGTCCCGTCATTGGGGAACTCGTACAAATCTTTGGAAATTCTATCCTAGATACAAACGGAGCGCCAATCCGCGCCAAAATTGCAGAACTTGCCTTCTCAGACAAAACAAAACTTCAAGCCCTCAACGACCTCCTCCACCCTTTGGTTCGGAAAACCTTTCTGGAATTTTTAAATTCAAGAAAAGACGGAAGTATTGTTGCTTGGGAAGTTCCGCTACTATTCGAAACCGACGCTCATACCATTTGCGATTTTACAGTGACTGTGGCAGTGAGCCCCGAAGTGGCCTGGGAAAGAGTCCAAAACCGCGGCGGTATGGACTATGAAGATTTCCAAAAAAGAAATCTCTCTCAAATGGATTTAGAGAAAAAAAAGTCTCTCTCTGATTTTGTCGTAACGAACGATAATCAAAGGGAAAACTTAAAAGAACAAATTGCCATCATCAATTCAGAGATCAAAAAAAGGATAAAGAAATGA
- a CDS encoding SPOR domain-containing protein: MKERVFYVINLDKQRIGVLSLFLFALFFSIFFLGVSVGRGKQEEVQSLQKKTEEAQAKQELTESTIPAPVTTNGVDTNLGTNAASSLVQGTKTKEQTIASQEIPMADVGNHPYFVETSTAKDEEEEKKQQIVDLTKRKEKQVSTKQEERFKNLASTSKPSKSQKLPSQVTVTNKAEGKQFTIQLAAFTSRQSAETFLSQLKADNHGKLPTKSFIVVKNGFFVVQMGKSKDKGSLSKILSKTSMPKEIKSKAMVVSYQPLS; this comes from the coding sequence ATGAAAGAAAGAGTATTTTACGTAATCAACCTGGACAAACAAAGAATTGGAGTTTTATCTCTTTTTCTTTTTGCACTTTTCTTTTCTATTTTTTTCCTTGGGGTTTCTGTTGGACGAGGGAAACAAGAAGAAGTCCAGTCTCTTCAAAAAAAGACCGAAGAAGCACAGGCAAAACAGGAACTCACAGAGAGTACAATCCCTGCACCAGTGACAACAAACGGAGTCGATACAAATCTTGGAACAAATGCGGCATCATCCTTAGTCCAAGGAACAAAAACCAAAGAACAAACAATCGCTTCTCAAGAAATTCCTATGGCTGATGTAGGAAACCATCCCTACTTCGTAGAAACTTCTACAGCGAAAGATGAAGAAGAAGAGAAAAAACAACAAATTGTTGATTTGACAAAACGCAAAGAAAAACAAGTTAGCACAAAACAAGAAGAACGATTCAAAAATTTGGCCTCAACTTCTAAGCCATCTAAATCACAGAAACTTCCTTCTCAAGTAACTGTAACAAACAAAGCAGAAGGAAAACAATTCACAATCCAACTAGCTGCTTTTACCAGCAGACAATCTGCAGAAACTTTTTTATCACAACTAAAAGCAGATAACCATGGTAAGTTGCCAACTAAGTCTTTTATCGTTGTAAAAAATGGTTTCTTTGTGGTACAAATGGGGAAATCCAAAGACAAAGGATCTCTTTCCAAAATTCTCTCAAAAACGTCCATGCCAAAAGAAATTAAATCCAAGGCAATGGTCGTCAGTTACCAACCGTTATCATAA